One stretch of Paroedura picta isolate Pp20150507F chromosome 13, Ppicta_v3.0, whole genome shotgun sequence DNA includes these proteins:
- the RPL39 gene encoding large ribosomal subunit protein eL39: protein MSSHKTFKIKRFLAKKQKQNRPIPQWIRMKTGNKIRYNSKRRHWRRTKLGL from the exons ATG tcCTCCCACAAAACTTTCAAGATCAAACGGTTTCTTGCTAAGAAGCAGAAACAGAACCGGCCAATTCCACAATGGATCCGCATGAAAACTGGCAATAAGATCAG ATACAACTCCAAAAGAAGGCATTGGAGAAGGACCAAGCTAGGCCTGTAA
- the UPF3B gene encoding regulator of nonsense transcripts 3B isoform X2, with amino-acid sequence MSGTGISMTTMRPGVVVRLYAPGGGVALGAGFPPLLPREEGWPMRARARAEADGAGKVAACAMKEDKENARPKEKRGGPLTPTGLGGAMAGADAKAGGEPDKLERPKEKKETLSKVVIRRLPPSLTKEQLEEHLQPLPEHDYFEFFANDSSLYPHMFSRAYINFKNQEDIVLFRDRFDGYVFIDHKGLEYPAIVEFAPFQKAAKKKNKKKDAKAGTIEDDPEYKKFLESYSADDEKLTSTPETLLEEIEARNKELIAKKTTPLLNFLKNKQRLREEKREERRRRELERKRQREEERRKWKEEERRKRKEAEKTKKVERCPEKERDRSKDEPKIKLLKKPEKDERDFEKKEKAKKLEKECLREEKAASAISSAPAKRSDGEAKEEKAKKLAFSSQLEDDCGKDYREREREYDRDREYERIQRERDKLRRHEDERRRQKERFEKEKVYRRKEEDTKKERDSLRDKGKRSELTDYLGNMEKPEKVTKDDKKEDMAKRDRIRNKDRPAMQLYQPGARIRSRLCAYDESSSKSPDHGVDKKLECEMTNTKEED; translated from the exons ATGTCGGGGACAGGCATCTCCATGACAACTATGAGGCCCGGCGTAGTGGTGCGTCTCTATGCCCCCGGCGGGGGTGTCGCTTTGGGGGCGGGTTTTCCCCCGCTACTCCCGCGAGAGGAGGGATGGCCAATGCGCGCACGAGCCAGAGCTGAGGCGGACGGAGCGGGGAAGGTGGCTGCGTGTGCGATGAAGGAGGATAAGGAAAATGCCAGGCCGAAGGAGAAGCGAGGCGGCCCTCTCACCCCCACCGGCCTAGGAGGAGCCATGGCTGGAGCGGACGCCAAAGCGGGCGGCGAGCCGGATAAGCTCGAACGGccgaaagagaagaaagagacgCTCAGCAAG GTAGTGATTCGACGCCTGCCTCCCAGTCTGACCAAGGAACAGCTTGAAGAACATCTCCAGCCTTTGCCTGAGCATGACTACTTTGAATTCTTTGCTAATGATTCAAG TTTGTATCCACACATGTTTTCCAGAGCATACATCAACTTTAAAAACCAAGAAGATATAGTTCTATTCAGGGATCGCTTTGATGGTTATGTTTTTATTGATCACAAAG GTCTGGAGTATCCCGCCATAGTGGAATTTGCACCATTTCAGAAAGctgccaaaaagaaaaataagaaaaaggaTGCCAAAGCTGGGACCATTGAAGATG ATCCAGAGTATAAGAAATTCTTAGAGAGTTACAGTGCTGATGATGAAAAACTAACATCCACTCCTGAGACTTTGCTAGAAGAAATAGAGGCAAGAAACAAAGAACTGATAG CAAAAAAGACCACCCCTCTATTGAACTTCTTGAAGAACAAGCAG AGACTGAGAGAGGAAAAacgagaggagaggaggaggcgggAACTAGAGAGGAAAAGACAAagggaagaagagaggaggaaatggaaagaggaagaaaggagaaaaaggaaagaagctGAAAAAACAAAGAAGGTGGAGAGATGTCCAGAAAAGGAAAGGGACAGATCCAAAGATGAACCAAAGATTAAG CTACTTAAGAAGCCAGAAAAAGATGAAAGAGActttgaaaaaaaggaaaaggccaAGAAACTGGAGAAAGAGTGTCTGAGGGAGGAAAAGGCTGCCAGTGCAATCAGCAGTGCGCCAGCCAAGCGCTCCGATGGGGAGGCTAAAGAGGAGAAGGCCAAAAAGTTAGCGTTCTCTTCTCA ATTGGAAGATGATTGTGGCAAAGACTAccgagaaagagagcgagagtaTGACCGGGACCGAGAGTATGAGAGAATCCAGCGTGAGAGGGACAAGCTCAGGCGCCATGAAGATGAACGGCGGAGGCAGAAAGAACGCTttgagaaagaaaaggtttacagaagaaaagaggaagatacGAAAAAGGAAAGAGACTCTTTGCGCGACAAAGGAAAGCGGTCTGAACTGACTGACTATCTAGGCAATATGGAGAAACCCGAGAAAGTAACCAAAGACGATAAAAAAGAAGATATGGCTAAGAGGGATCGCATTAGAAACAAG GATCGCCCAGCCATGCAGCTCTACCAGCCAGGGGCTCGAATTCGAAGTCGGTTATGTGCGTATGATGAGAGCTCTTCAAAGTCACCTGATCACGGAGTGGATAAAAAGCTGGAATGTGAGATGACAAACACAAAAGAGGAAGACTGA
- the UPF3B gene encoding regulator of nonsense transcripts 3B isoform X3, translating into MSGTGISMTTMRPGVVVRLYAPGGGVALGAGFPPLLPREEGWPMRARARAEADGAGKVAACAMKEDKENARPKEKRGGPLTPTGLGGAMAGADAKAGGEPDKLERPKEKKETLSKVVIRRLPPSLTKEQLEEHLQPLPEHDYFEFFANDSSLYPHMFSRAYINFKNQEDIVLFRDRFDGYVFIDHKGLEYPAIVEFAPFQKAAKKKNKKKDAKAGTIEDDPEYKKFLESYSADDEKLTSTPETLLEEIEARNKELIAKKTTPLLNFLKNKQRLREEKREERRRRELERKRQREEERRKWKEEERRKRKEAEKTKKVERCPEKERDRSKDEPKIKKPEKDERDFEKKEKAKKLEKECLREEKAASAISSAPAKRSDGEAKEEKAKKLAFSSHRLEDDCGKDYREREREYDRDREYERIQRERDKLRRHEDERRRQKERFEKEKVYRRKEEDTKKERDSLRDKGKRSELTDYLGNMEKPEKVTKDDKKEDMAKRDRIRNKDRPAMQLYQPGARIRSRLCAYDESSSKSPDHGVDKKLECEMTNTKEED; encoded by the exons ATGTCGGGGACAGGCATCTCCATGACAACTATGAGGCCCGGCGTAGTGGTGCGTCTCTATGCCCCCGGCGGGGGTGTCGCTTTGGGGGCGGGTTTTCCCCCGCTACTCCCGCGAGAGGAGGGATGGCCAATGCGCGCACGAGCCAGAGCTGAGGCGGACGGAGCGGGGAAGGTGGCTGCGTGTGCGATGAAGGAGGATAAGGAAAATGCCAGGCCGAAGGAGAAGCGAGGCGGCCCTCTCACCCCCACCGGCCTAGGAGGAGCCATGGCTGGAGCGGACGCCAAAGCGGGCGGCGAGCCGGATAAGCTCGAACGGccgaaagagaagaaagagacgCTCAGCAAG GTAGTGATTCGACGCCTGCCTCCCAGTCTGACCAAGGAACAGCTTGAAGAACATCTCCAGCCTTTGCCTGAGCATGACTACTTTGAATTCTTTGCTAATGATTCAAG TTTGTATCCACACATGTTTTCCAGAGCATACATCAACTTTAAAAACCAAGAAGATATAGTTCTATTCAGGGATCGCTTTGATGGTTATGTTTTTATTGATCACAAAG GTCTGGAGTATCCCGCCATAGTGGAATTTGCACCATTTCAGAAAGctgccaaaaagaaaaataagaaaaaggaTGCCAAAGCTGGGACCATTGAAGATG ATCCAGAGTATAAGAAATTCTTAGAGAGTTACAGTGCTGATGATGAAAAACTAACATCCACTCCTGAGACTTTGCTAGAAGAAATAGAGGCAAGAAACAAAGAACTGATAG CAAAAAAGACCACCCCTCTATTGAACTTCTTGAAGAACAAGCAG AGACTGAGAGAGGAAAAacgagaggagaggaggaggcgggAACTAGAGAGGAAAAGACAAagggaagaagagaggaggaaatggaaagaggaagaaaggagaaaaaggaaagaagctGAAAAAACAAAGAAGGTGGAGAGATGTCCAGAAAAGGAAAGGGACAGATCCAAAGATGAACCAAAGATTAAG AAGCCAGAAAAAGATGAAAGAGActttgaaaaaaaggaaaaggccaAGAAACTGGAGAAAGAGTGTCTGAGGGAGGAAAAGGCTGCCAGTGCAATCAGCAGTGCGCCAGCCAAGCGCTCCGATGGGGAGGCTAAAGAGGAGAAGGCCAAAAAGTTAGCGTTCTCTTCTCA CAGATTGGAAGATGATTGTGGCAAAGACTAccgagaaagagagcgagagtaTGACCGGGACCGAGAGTATGAGAGAATCCAGCGTGAGAGGGACAAGCTCAGGCGCCATGAAGATGAACGGCGGAGGCAGAAAGAACGCTttgagaaagaaaaggtttacagaagaaaagaggaagatacGAAAAAGGAAAGAGACTCTTTGCGCGACAAAGGAAAGCGGTCTGAACTGACTGACTATCTAGGCAATATGGAGAAACCCGAGAAAGTAACCAAAGACGATAAAAAAGAAGATATGGCTAAGAGGGATCGCATTAGAAACAAG GATCGCCCAGCCATGCAGCTCTACCAGCCAGGGGCTCGAATTCGAAGTCGGTTATGTGCGTATGATGAGAGCTCTTCAAAGTCACCTGATCACGGAGTGGATAAAAAGCTGGAATGTGAGATGACAAACACAAAAGAGGAAGACTGA
- the UPF3B gene encoding regulator of nonsense transcripts 3B isoform X4, translating to MSGTGISMTTMRPGVVVRLYAPGGGVALGAGFPPLLPREEGWPMRARARAEADGAGKVAACAMKEDKENARPKEKRGGPLTPTGLGGAMAGADAKAGGEPDKLERPKEKKETLSKVVIRRLPPSLTKEQLEEHLQPLPEHDYFEFFANDSSLYPHMFSRAYINFKNQEDIVLFRDRFDGYVFIDHKGLEYPAIVEFAPFQKAAKKKNKKKDAKAGTIEDDPEYKKFLESYSADDEKLTSTPETLLEEIEARNKELIAKKTTPLLNFLKNKQRLREEKREERRRRELERKRQREEERRKWKEEERRKRKEAEKTKKVERCPEKERDRSKDEPKIKKPEKDERDFEKKEKAKKLEKECLREEKAASAISSAPAKRSDGEAKEEKAKKLAFSSQLEDDCGKDYREREREYDRDREYERIQRERDKLRRHEDERRRQKERFEKEKVYRRKEEDTKKERDSLRDKGKRSELTDYLGNMEKPEKVTKDDKKEDMAKRDRIRNKDRPAMQLYQPGARIRSRLCAYDESSSKSPDHGVDKKLECEMTNTKEED from the exons ATGTCGGGGACAGGCATCTCCATGACAACTATGAGGCCCGGCGTAGTGGTGCGTCTCTATGCCCCCGGCGGGGGTGTCGCTTTGGGGGCGGGTTTTCCCCCGCTACTCCCGCGAGAGGAGGGATGGCCAATGCGCGCACGAGCCAGAGCTGAGGCGGACGGAGCGGGGAAGGTGGCTGCGTGTGCGATGAAGGAGGATAAGGAAAATGCCAGGCCGAAGGAGAAGCGAGGCGGCCCTCTCACCCCCACCGGCCTAGGAGGAGCCATGGCTGGAGCGGACGCCAAAGCGGGCGGCGAGCCGGATAAGCTCGAACGGccgaaagagaagaaagagacgCTCAGCAAG GTAGTGATTCGACGCCTGCCTCCCAGTCTGACCAAGGAACAGCTTGAAGAACATCTCCAGCCTTTGCCTGAGCATGACTACTTTGAATTCTTTGCTAATGATTCAAG TTTGTATCCACACATGTTTTCCAGAGCATACATCAACTTTAAAAACCAAGAAGATATAGTTCTATTCAGGGATCGCTTTGATGGTTATGTTTTTATTGATCACAAAG GTCTGGAGTATCCCGCCATAGTGGAATTTGCACCATTTCAGAAAGctgccaaaaagaaaaataagaaaaaggaTGCCAAAGCTGGGACCATTGAAGATG ATCCAGAGTATAAGAAATTCTTAGAGAGTTACAGTGCTGATGATGAAAAACTAACATCCACTCCTGAGACTTTGCTAGAAGAAATAGAGGCAAGAAACAAAGAACTGATAG CAAAAAAGACCACCCCTCTATTGAACTTCTTGAAGAACAAGCAG AGACTGAGAGAGGAAAAacgagaggagaggaggaggcgggAACTAGAGAGGAAAAGACAAagggaagaagagaggaggaaatggaaagaggaagaaaggagaaaaaggaaagaagctGAAAAAACAAAGAAGGTGGAGAGATGTCCAGAAAAGGAAAGGGACAGATCCAAAGATGAACCAAAGATTAAG AAGCCAGAAAAAGATGAAAGAGActttgaaaaaaaggaaaaggccaAGAAACTGGAGAAAGAGTGTCTGAGGGAGGAAAAGGCTGCCAGTGCAATCAGCAGTGCGCCAGCCAAGCGCTCCGATGGGGAGGCTAAAGAGGAGAAGGCCAAAAAGTTAGCGTTCTCTTCTCA ATTGGAAGATGATTGTGGCAAAGACTAccgagaaagagagcgagagtaTGACCGGGACCGAGAGTATGAGAGAATCCAGCGTGAGAGGGACAAGCTCAGGCGCCATGAAGATGAACGGCGGAGGCAGAAAGAACGCTttgagaaagaaaaggtttacagaagaaaagaggaagatacGAAAAAGGAAAGAGACTCTTTGCGCGACAAAGGAAAGCGGTCTGAACTGACTGACTATCTAGGCAATATGGAGAAACCCGAGAAAGTAACCAAAGACGATAAAAAAGAAGATATGGCTAAGAGGGATCGCATTAGAAACAAG GATCGCCCAGCCATGCAGCTCTACCAGCCAGGGGCTCGAATTCGAAGTCGGTTATGTGCGTATGATGAGAGCTCTTCAAAGTCACCTGATCACGGAGTGGATAAAAAGCTGGAATGTGAGATGACAAACACAAAAGAGGAAGACTGA
- the UPF3B gene encoding regulator of nonsense transcripts 3B isoform X1 — translation MSGTGISMTTMRPGVVVRLYAPGGGVALGAGFPPLLPREEGWPMRARARAEADGAGKVAACAMKEDKENARPKEKRGGPLTPTGLGGAMAGADAKAGGEPDKLERPKEKKETLSKVVIRRLPPSLTKEQLEEHLQPLPEHDYFEFFANDSSLYPHMFSRAYINFKNQEDIVLFRDRFDGYVFIDHKGLEYPAIVEFAPFQKAAKKKNKKKDAKAGTIEDDPEYKKFLESYSADDEKLTSTPETLLEEIEARNKELIAKKTTPLLNFLKNKQRLREEKREERRRRELERKRQREEERRKWKEEERRKRKEAEKTKKVERCPEKERDRSKDEPKIKLLKKPEKDERDFEKKEKAKKLEKECLREEKAASAISSAPAKRSDGEAKEEKAKKLAFSSHRLEDDCGKDYREREREYDRDREYERIQRERDKLRRHEDERRRQKERFEKEKVYRRKEEDTKKERDSLRDKGKRSELTDYLGNMEKPEKVTKDDKKEDMAKRDRIRNKDRPAMQLYQPGARIRSRLCAYDESSSKSPDHGVDKKLECEMTNTKEED, via the exons ATGTCGGGGACAGGCATCTCCATGACAACTATGAGGCCCGGCGTAGTGGTGCGTCTCTATGCCCCCGGCGGGGGTGTCGCTTTGGGGGCGGGTTTTCCCCCGCTACTCCCGCGAGAGGAGGGATGGCCAATGCGCGCACGAGCCAGAGCTGAGGCGGACGGAGCGGGGAAGGTGGCTGCGTGTGCGATGAAGGAGGATAAGGAAAATGCCAGGCCGAAGGAGAAGCGAGGCGGCCCTCTCACCCCCACCGGCCTAGGAGGAGCCATGGCTGGAGCGGACGCCAAAGCGGGCGGCGAGCCGGATAAGCTCGAACGGccgaaagagaagaaagagacgCTCAGCAAG GTAGTGATTCGACGCCTGCCTCCCAGTCTGACCAAGGAACAGCTTGAAGAACATCTCCAGCCTTTGCCTGAGCATGACTACTTTGAATTCTTTGCTAATGATTCAAG TTTGTATCCACACATGTTTTCCAGAGCATACATCAACTTTAAAAACCAAGAAGATATAGTTCTATTCAGGGATCGCTTTGATGGTTATGTTTTTATTGATCACAAAG GTCTGGAGTATCCCGCCATAGTGGAATTTGCACCATTTCAGAAAGctgccaaaaagaaaaataagaaaaaggaTGCCAAAGCTGGGACCATTGAAGATG ATCCAGAGTATAAGAAATTCTTAGAGAGTTACAGTGCTGATGATGAAAAACTAACATCCACTCCTGAGACTTTGCTAGAAGAAATAGAGGCAAGAAACAAAGAACTGATAG CAAAAAAGACCACCCCTCTATTGAACTTCTTGAAGAACAAGCAG AGACTGAGAGAGGAAAAacgagaggagaggaggaggcgggAACTAGAGAGGAAAAGACAAagggaagaagagaggaggaaatggaaagaggaagaaaggagaaaaaggaaagaagctGAAAAAACAAAGAAGGTGGAGAGATGTCCAGAAAAGGAAAGGGACAGATCCAAAGATGAACCAAAGATTAAG CTACTTAAGAAGCCAGAAAAAGATGAAAGAGActttgaaaaaaaggaaaaggccaAGAAACTGGAGAAAGAGTGTCTGAGGGAGGAAAAGGCTGCCAGTGCAATCAGCAGTGCGCCAGCCAAGCGCTCCGATGGGGAGGCTAAAGAGGAGAAGGCCAAAAAGTTAGCGTTCTCTTCTCA CAGATTGGAAGATGATTGTGGCAAAGACTAccgagaaagagagcgagagtaTGACCGGGACCGAGAGTATGAGAGAATCCAGCGTGAGAGGGACAAGCTCAGGCGCCATGAAGATGAACGGCGGAGGCAGAAAGAACGCTttgagaaagaaaaggtttacagaagaaaagaggaagatacGAAAAAGGAAAGAGACTCTTTGCGCGACAAAGGAAAGCGGTCTGAACTGACTGACTATCTAGGCAATATGGAGAAACCCGAGAAAGTAACCAAAGACGATAAAAAAGAAGATATGGCTAAGAGGGATCGCATTAGAAACAAG GATCGCCCAGCCATGCAGCTCTACCAGCCAGGGGCTCGAATTCGAAGTCGGTTATGTGCGTATGATGAGAGCTCTTCAAAGTCACCTGATCACGGAGTGGATAAAAAGCTGGAATGTGAGATGACAAACACAAAAGAGGAAGACTGA